One window of the Daphnia pulex isolate KAP4 chromosome 8, ASM2113471v1 genome contains the following:
- the LOC124200089 gene encoding uncharacterized protein LOC124200089 isoform X2: protein MAVISMKFVVTTCTLMLACMNPAQSKPFSTNINTNYNNNYNTNMSANFLISSLLNYIFNLLEVLQNNEQCSGQYTIPAFPRPDEMHPMLKQHPPAALPESEPSTSADPAFVKDGINKDDGSPQDFKEDIEAAVEAFRGPAVPPLLSPIPLDSFGSPQAVQEPAELQAAKMDFIRSFAEAETRSG, encoded by the exons ATGGCAGTCATCAGTATGAAATTTGTG GTCACTACTTGCACCTTAATGCTCGCCTGCATGAATCCCGCACAGTCGAAACCTTTCAGCACCAACATCAACAcaaactacaacaacaactacaataCAAATATGAGTGCCAACTTCTTAATAAGTTCGCTgttgaattacatttttaaccTGTTGGAAGTTCTTCAAAATAATGAGCAATGCTCTGGCCAGTACACCATTCCTGCCTTCCCACGGCCAGACGAAATGCATCCAATGCTGAAACAACATCCTCCTGCAGCTCTTCCCGAGTCAGAGCCCTCCACCTCGGCGGATCCCGCATTTGTCAAGG acGGTATAAACAAGGATGACGGTTCGCCACAAGATTTTAAAGAGGATATCGAGGCTGCCGTGGAAGCCTTTAGAGGACCTGCAGTTCCGCCGCTCCTTTCCCCAATCCCTTTAGATTCTTTTGGTTCTCCTCAAGCTGTTCAAGAACCAGCGGAGCTTCAAGCGGCTAAAATGGATTTTATAAGATCTTTTGCAGAGGCTGAGACCCGTTCAGGATAG
- the LOC124200089 gene encoding uncharacterized protein LOC124200089 isoform X1: protein MAVISMKFVVTTCTLMLACMNPAQSKPFSTNINTNYNNNYNTNMSANFLISSLLNYIFNLLEVLQNNEQCSGQYTIPAFPRPDEMHPMLKQHPPAALPESEPSTSADPAFVKGDFTILYDYIFNDLIKNRKDGINKDDGSPQDFKEDIEAAVEAFRGPAVPPLLSPIPLDSFGSPQAVQEPAELQAAKMDFIRSFAEAETRSG from the exons ATGGCAGTCATCAGTATGAAATTTGTG GTCACTACTTGCACCTTAATGCTCGCCTGCATGAATCCCGCACAGTCGAAACCTTTCAGCACCAACATCAACAcaaactacaacaacaactacaataCAAATATGAGTGCCAACTTCTTAATAAGTTCGCTgttgaattacatttttaaccTGTTGGAAGTTCTTCAAAATAATGAGCAATGCTCTGGCCAGTACACCATTCCTGCCTTCCCACGGCCAGACGAAATGCATCCAATGCTGAAACAACATCCTCCTGCAGCTCTTCCCGAGTCAGAGCCCTCCACCTCGGCGGATCCCGCATTTGTCAAGGGTGATTTCACTATTCTCTACGATTATATTTTCAACGACCtaatcaaaaatcgaaaagacGGTATAAACAAGGATGACGGTTCGCCACAAGATTTTAAAGAGGATATCGAGGCTGCCGTGGAAGCCTTTAGAGGACCTGCAGTTCCGCCGCTCCTTTCCCCAATCCCTTTAGATTCTTTTGGTTCTCCTCAAGCTGTTCAAGAACCAGCGGAGCTTCAAGCGGCTAAAATGGATTTTATAAGATCTTTTGCAGAGGCTGAGACCCGTTCAGGATAG
- the LOC124200067 gene encoding peroxidase-like isoform X1 — translation MKTVLLIFLLPLLAQQCVLGEESVNFPDRNAILHSSSVNGIAISDLQSAAQDGLREIENMIELEKRLVSDGLISNKNKCPGRRNVLEKKRSSNQSRQKTVEALGVVEASKKLKERINLNENEAGKVLPKLSLRDTVLEKTCPETIACPTVNTYRSFDGSCNNLMQPSWGQRDTIFQRLLPAHYGNGIDSPRLASDGSELKNAREISFDTIRIYGLDETANVTLAVMSFGQFITHDITLSEDFTFENGSSPACCDAQGQLLPPNDMHPQCLPIEIAQGDPFYTYDGINCMSFTRSKVGLDLSCTFGIAEQLNSNSHYLDGSQIYGSDVTTSNDLRSGVGGLMKMSNVDGRELFPIAPGCENQPNHELAVCFQAGDVRVEENPQLAAIQLIFLREHNRIAKELQGLNPQWDDETLFQEARRIVIAQLQHITYNEYLPSLLGSQVMADSGLALPSSGYGNGYDGAIDPSVSNDFTAAAFRVTHSSIQGFLYLLDAADQEDTERSFSLSQYFFDSSRLVDDPEFLDSALRGLTKQPPQAIDALYSSEVTSNLYIGQKAYGSDLVAITIQRGREHGIPGYNQFREFCGMQKVESFDELIVDFFPENIDLLRAAYKSVDDIDLYIGALLENHLSVYQSGALMGPIALCITANQFQRTKNGDRYFYDIGGQPHSFTLDQLNQIRRSSLARLICDNNDGSVTNMQPRAMIQPIETNQRVPCDSIPSMDLTYWKEI, via the exons ATGAAAACTGTTCtgttgattttccttttgccTTTACTCGCTCAG CAATGTGTGTTGGGTGAGGAGTCAGTAAATTTTCCTGATAGAAATGCCATCCTTCATAGTA GTTCGGTGAATGGCATTGCTATCAGTGACTTACAAAGTGCTGCCCAAGATGGACTGCGAGAAATTGAGAATATGATTGAACTTGAAAAGCGACTAGTTTCTGACGGATTgatttccaataaaaataaatgcccGGGACGCAGAAACGTATTAGAGAAAAAGCGCAGTTCTAATCAGTCTCGACAAAAAACTGTTGAAGCTCTCGGCGTCGTTGAAGCATCGAAAAAACTCAAAGAAAG GATAAACTTAAATGAGAACGAGGCTGGTAAAGTGCTGCCAAAATTGTCGCTGAGGGATACAGTCCTCGAGAAGACCTGTCCGGAGACAATTGCCTGTCCTACGGTCAATACATACAGATCATTTGACGGTTCTTGCAACAATCTAATGCAACCGAGTTGGGGGCAACGTGATACAATTTTCCAGCGCTTGTTACCAGCTCATTACGGAAACG GAATCGATTCACCTCGGCTGGCAAGTGACGGAAGCGAATTGAAAAACGCACGAGAAATTAGCTTTGATACTATACGGATTTATGGGCTCGACGAAACGGCTAATGTCACCTTGGCTGTCATGTCATTCGGCCAGTTTATTACGCA TGACATAACTCTTTCGGAGGACTTTACATtcg AAAATGGATCCAGCCCAGCCTGTTGCGACGCTCAAGGGCAACTACTTCCTCCCAACGACATGCACCCCCAATGCCTGCCTATTGAAATAGCGCAgg GAGATCCATTTTACACTTACGATGGCATCAACTGTATGAGCTTTACTCGTTCCAAGGTTGGCCTGGATTTGAGCTGCACCTTCGGGATAGCCGAACAG TTAAACAGCAATAGCCATTATTTGGACGGATCTCAAATTTATGGAAGTGATGTCACAACGTCGAATGATTTGCGTTCGGGAGTTGGTGGACTGATGAAAATGTCAAACGTTGATGGCCGGGAATTGTTTCCAATTGCACCAGGATGCGAAAACCAACCTAATCACGAGCTGGCAGTGTGCTTTCAAGCAG GTGATGTTCGAGTGGAAGAGAACCCTCAACTCGCAGCTATCCAATTGATATTTTTACGGGAACATAATCGCATCGCCAAGGAGCTTCAAGGACTCAATCCGCAATGGGACGACGAAACCCTGTTCCAGGAAGCACGCCGAATTGTGATTGCTCAATTGCAACACATCACCTACAACGAATATCTTCCCTCACTATTGG GCTCTCAAGTCATGGCCGATAGTGGATTAGCACTGCCATCCAGTGGTTACGGCAACGGCTACGATGGGGCTATCGATCCGTCGGTATCAAACGATTTCACAGCTGCTGCATTCCGCGTGACGCATTCCTCTATCCAAGGATTTCTATA TCTTCTCGACGCAGCTGATCAGGAAGACACGGAGAGAAGTTTTTCGCTGAGTCAATATTTCTTCGACTCATCCCGCCTTGTGGACGATCCCGAATTTCTCGATTCCGCCCTACGTGGACTGACCAAACAACCACCTCAAGCTATCGACGCTCTCTACAGCAGCGAAGTGACCTCCAATTTATACAT TGGCCAAAAAGCGTACGGGTCCGATTTGGTTGCCATCACCATTCAGCGAGGTAGGGAACACGGCATTCCAGGCTACAACCAGTTCCGCGAGTTTTGTGGAATGCAAAAAGTTGAATCGTTCGACGAACTGATAGTCGATTTTTTCCCTGAG AACATCGACCTTCTCAGGGCCGCCTATAAATCCGTGGACGATATTGATCTCTATATCGGCGCTCTGCTGGAAAACCACTTAAGCGTGTACCAATCTGGGGCTCTAATGGGCCCCATTGCTCTATGTATTACGgccaatcaatttcaaagaaCCAAGAACGGCGATCGCTACTTTTATGATATTGGTGGCCAGCCCCATTCGTTCACATTAG ACCAACTCAACCAGATACGTCGGTCGAGCTTGGCTCGACTCATTTGTGACAACAACGATGGATCGGTGACGAACATGCAGCCACGCGCCATGATACAACCAATTGAAAC GAATCAAAGAGTTCCGTGTGACTCCATTCCGTCAATGGATTTGACTTACTGGAAAGAAATCTAG
- the LOC124200067 gene encoding peroxidase-like isoform X2 codes for MKTVLLIFLLPLLAQQCVLGEESVNFPDRNAILHSSVNGIAISDLQSAAQDGLREIENMIELEKRLVSDGLISNKNKCPGRRNVLEKKRSSNQSRQKTVEALGVVEASKKLKERINLNENEAGKVLPKLSLRDTVLEKTCPETIACPTVNTYRSFDGSCNNLMQPSWGQRDTIFQRLLPAHYGNGIDSPRLASDGSELKNAREISFDTIRIYGLDETANVTLAVMSFGQFITHDITLSEDFTFENGSSPACCDAQGQLLPPNDMHPQCLPIEIAQGDPFYTYDGINCMSFTRSKVGLDLSCTFGIAEQLNSNSHYLDGSQIYGSDVTTSNDLRSGVGGLMKMSNVDGRELFPIAPGCENQPNHELAVCFQAGDVRVEENPQLAAIQLIFLREHNRIAKELQGLNPQWDDETLFQEARRIVIAQLQHITYNEYLPSLLGSQVMADSGLALPSSGYGNGYDGAIDPSVSNDFTAAAFRVTHSSIQGFLYLLDAADQEDTERSFSLSQYFFDSSRLVDDPEFLDSALRGLTKQPPQAIDALYSSEVTSNLYIGQKAYGSDLVAITIQRGREHGIPGYNQFREFCGMQKVESFDELIVDFFPENIDLLRAAYKSVDDIDLYIGALLENHLSVYQSGALMGPIALCITANQFQRTKNGDRYFYDIGGQPHSFTLDQLNQIRRSSLARLICDNNDGSVTNMQPRAMIQPIETNQRVPCDSIPSMDLTYWKEI; via the exons ATGAAAACTGTTCtgttgattttccttttgccTTTACTCGCTCAG CAATGTGTGTTGGGTGAGGAGTCAGTAAATTTTCCTGATAGAAATGCCATCCTTCATA GTTCGGTGAATGGCATTGCTATCAGTGACTTACAAAGTGCTGCCCAAGATGGACTGCGAGAAATTGAGAATATGATTGAACTTGAAAAGCGACTAGTTTCTGACGGATTgatttccaataaaaataaatgcccGGGACGCAGAAACGTATTAGAGAAAAAGCGCAGTTCTAATCAGTCTCGACAAAAAACTGTTGAAGCTCTCGGCGTCGTTGAAGCATCGAAAAAACTCAAAGAAAG GATAAACTTAAATGAGAACGAGGCTGGTAAAGTGCTGCCAAAATTGTCGCTGAGGGATACAGTCCTCGAGAAGACCTGTCCGGAGACAATTGCCTGTCCTACGGTCAATACATACAGATCATTTGACGGTTCTTGCAACAATCTAATGCAACCGAGTTGGGGGCAACGTGATACAATTTTCCAGCGCTTGTTACCAGCTCATTACGGAAACG GAATCGATTCACCTCGGCTGGCAAGTGACGGAAGCGAATTGAAAAACGCACGAGAAATTAGCTTTGATACTATACGGATTTATGGGCTCGACGAAACGGCTAATGTCACCTTGGCTGTCATGTCATTCGGCCAGTTTATTACGCA TGACATAACTCTTTCGGAGGACTTTACATtcg AAAATGGATCCAGCCCAGCCTGTTGCGACGCTCAAGGGCAACTACTTCCTCCCAACGACATGCACCCCCAATGCCTGCCTATTGAAATAGCGCAgg GAGATCCATTTTACACTTACGATGGCATCAACTGTATGAGCTTTACTCGTTCCAAGGTTGGCCTGGATTTGAGCTGCACCTTCGGGATAGCCGAACAG TTAAACAGCAATAGCCATTATTTGGACGGATCTCAAATTTATGGAAGTGATGTCACAACGTCGAATGATTTGCGTTCGGGAGTTGGTGGACTGATGAAAATGTCAAACGTTGATGGCCGGGAATTGTTTCCAATTGCACCAGGATGCGAAAACCAACCTAATCACGAGCTGGCAGTGTGCTTTCAAGCAG GTGATGTTCGAGTGGAAGAGAACCCTCAACTCGCAGCTATCCAATTGATATTTTTACGGGAACATAATCGCATCGCCAAGGAGCTTCAAGGACTCAATCCGCAATGGGACGACGAAACCCTGTTCCAGGAAGCACGCCGAATTGTGATTGCTCAATTGCAACACATCACCTACAACGAATATCTTCCCTCACTATTGG GCTCTCAAGTCATGGCCGATAGTGGATTAGCACTGCCATCCAGTGGTTACGGCAACGGCTACGATGGGGCTATCGATCCGTCGGTATCAAACGATTTCACAGCTGCTGCATTCCGCGTGACGCATTCCTCTATCCAAGGATTTCTATA TCTTCTCGACGCAGCTGATCAGGAAGACACGGAGAGAAGTTTTTCGCTGAGTCAATATTTCTTCGACTCATCCCGCCTTGTGGACGATCCCGAATTTCTCGATTCCGCCCTACGTGGACTGACCAAACAACCACCTCAAGCTATCGACGCTCTCTACAGCAGCGAAGTGACCTCCAATTTATACAT TGGCCAAAAAGCGTACGGGTCCGATTTGGTTGCCATCACCATTCAGCGAGGTAGGGAACACGGCATTCCAGGCTACAACCAGTTCCGCGAGTTTTGTGGAATGCAAAAAGTTGAATCGTTCGACGAACTGATAGTCGATTTTTTCCCTGAG AACATCGACCTTCTCAGGGCCGCCTATAAATCCGTGGACGATATTGATCTCTATATCGGCGCTCTGCTGGAAAACCACTTAAGCGTGTACCAATCTGGGGCTCTAATGGGCCCCATTGCTCTATGTATTACGgccaatcaatttcaaagaaCCAAGAACGGCGATCGCTACTTTTATGATATTGGTGGCCAGCCCCATTCGTTCACATTAG ACCAACTCAACCAGATACGTCGGTCGAGCTTGGCTCGACTCATTTGTGACAACAACGATGGATCGGTGACGAACATGCAGCCACGCGCCATGATACAACCAATTGAAAC GAATCAAAGAGTTCCGTGTGACTCCATTCCGTCAATGGATTTGACTTACTGGAAAGAAATCTAG
- the LOC124200088 gene encoding pupal cuticle protein-like, whose product MKTSVAALLLLACAVSGQTWGNTGAYSDIARQFQSQDGFGQAKFGYSHPGQSAETHRDARGNQVGSYAYINPEGREIRVNYIADENGYRVDNDYTQETPEVAAARSAHLAAHAAALAAARAASPNQEQWVAPQPKKSVPAPVPVQQIAWTAPPTTRWNTVQAQPGLPQSVQDTPEVAAAKAEFFNTFRIAAARVPKEENVVVPAKKTWTAPVTNWVAPAAQKSWVAPTPTWASAQPVQYGPPQPVQDTPEVQAARNAFFASFREAAARVPQQQNVVVPQQKSWAAPQEKSWVAPQQKSWSGSYQPVVVDQYGLPQQVQETPDVAAARAEFFRSFNAAAAAAAAAQRDTTSSF is encoded by the exons ATGAAGACTTCG GTGGCAGCGCTTCTTTTGTTGGCTTGCGCCGTTTCCGGCCAAACATGGGGCAACACGGGAGCCTATAGCGACATTGCCCGTCAATTTCAATCGCAAGACGGATTTGGCCAGGCCAAGTTTGGCTATTCTCATCCAGGTCAATCGGCTGAGACTCACAGGGATGCCCGAGGAAACCAAGTAGGCAGCTACGCCTACATCAACCCGGAAGGCAGAGAGATCCGCGTCAACTACATCGCCGATGAAAACGGTTATCGTGTTGATAACGACTACACCCAAGAAACCCCTGAAGTAGCTGCTGCTCGTTCTGCTCATTTGGCCGCTCATGCTGCCGCCCTAGCCGCTGCCAGAGCTGCTTCACCCAACCAGGAACAGTGGGTAGCTCCCCAGCCAAAGAAATCCGTCCCGGCCCCGGTGCCTGTCCAACAAATCGCCTGGACTGCTCCTCCGACTACCAGATGGAACACTGTTCAAGCACAGCCAGGCCTTCCCCAGTCTGTTCAAGACACCCCTGAAGTCGCAGCTGCAAAGGCAGAATTTTTCAATACTTTCAGAATCGCTGCTGCCCGTGTTCCCAAGGAGGAGAACGTTGTTGTCCCCGCTAAAAAGACCTGGACCGCTCCGGTAACCAACTGGGTTGCTCCTGCAGCACAAAAATCCTGGGTCGCTCCTACACCTACTTGGGCATCTGCTCAACCAGTCCAGTATGGCCCGCCCCAGCCAGTGCAAGACACTCCCGAGGTCCAAGCAGCACGAAATGCTTTCTTCGCTTCATTCAGAGAGGCAGCTGCTCGCGttccccaacaacaaaacgttGTCGTCCCTCAGCAAAAAAGCTGGGCTGCACCTCAAGAAAAGAGCTGGGTAGCTCCTCAGCAAAAGAGCTGGTCAGGCAGCTATCAACCCGTTGTGGTGGACCAGTACGGTCTCCCTCAGCAGGTTCAGGAAACACCCGACGTAGCTGCCGCCCGTGCCGAATTCTTCAGATCTTTTAACGCagccgccgcagccgccgccgccgcccagAGAGACACGACTTCTTCATTCTAA
- the LOC124200087 gene encoding pupal cuticle protein-like isoform X1: MKTSVAAILLLACAVSGRWVQQPTTSDVARQFQSQDGFGQAKFGYSHPGQSAETHRDAKGNQVGSYAYISPEGREIRVNYIADEHGYRVDNDHTQETAEVAAARSSHLAAHAAALAAARAATPDQEQWDAPQPIKSKPVVPVPQQQSWSAPQQTTWETPQRSWSAPQQTTWEAPQRSWAAAEPVQVNYGLPQPVEDTPEVRAAKAEFYASYREAAARAPQEENVIAPQQTNWDAPQQKSWTAPQQDTWSAPQQNTWSAPQQSTWVAPQSVQPSTSDTARQYQSQDGFGQAKFGYSHPGQSAETHRDAQGNQVGSYAYINPEGREIRVNYIADKNGFRVDNDHTQETAEVAAARSSHMAAHAAALAAAKAASPNQ, from the exons ATGAAAACTTCG GTTGCAGCTATTCTTTTGCTGGCTTGTGCCGTGTCCGGCAGATGGGTTCAGCAACCAACGACGAGCGATGTGGCCCGTCAATTCCAATCGCAAGACGGCTTCGGCCAGGCCAAGTTTGGCTATTCTCATCCAGGTCAATCGGCTGAAACTCATCGAGATGCCAAAGGAAACCAAGTCGGCAGCTACGCCTACATCAGCCCGGAAGGCAGAGAGATCCGCGTCAACTACATCGCCGATGAACACGGTTATCGCGTTGACAATGACCACACCCAAGAGACGGCTGAAGTTGCTGCTGCCCGCTCTTCTCACTTGGCCGCCCATGCCGCTGCCCTAGCCGCTGCCAGAGCTGCCACACCCGACCAGGAGCAGTGGGATGCACCCCAGCCGATCAAAAGCAAACCTGTTGTACCGGTGCCCCAACAGCAGAGCTGGTCTGCCCCTCAACAAACCACTTGGGAAACTCCTCAGAGATCCTGGTCTGCCCCTCAACAAACCACATGGGAAGCTCCTCAGAGATCCTGGGCCGCTGCTGAACCGGTCCAAGTCAACTATGGCTTGCCCCAACCCGTAGAAGACACCCCCGAAGTCAGAGCAGCCAAAGCGGAATTTTACGCAAGTTATCGGGAGGCTGCTGCTCGCGCACCCCAGGAAGAGAACGTCATCGCTCCTCAACAGACAAATTGGGACGCCCCTCAACAAAAGAGCTGGACCGCTCCTCAGCAGGACACCTGGTCCGCTCCTCAACAAAACACCTGGTCCGCCCCTCAACAGAGCACCTGGGTCGCCCCTCAATCAGTTCAACCTTCAACGAGTGACACGGCCCGTCAGTATCAATCTCAAGACGGTTTCGGCCAGGCCAAGTTCGGATATTCCCACCCTGGCCAATCTGCTGAAACACACCGAGACGCTCAAGGTAACCAAGTTGGCAGCTATGCATACATCAACCCGGAAGGCAGAGAGATCCGTGTCAACTACATCGCCGATAAAAACGGTTTCCGGGTTGATAACGACCACACCCAAGAAACAGCTGAGGTGGCAGCGGCCCGCTCTTCTCACATGGCTGCACATGCCGCTGCATTAGCCGCCGCCAAAGCCGCTTCACCAAACCAATAA
- the LOC124200087 gene encoding pupal cuticle protein-like isoform X3, whose translation MKTSVAAILLLACAVSGRWVQQPTTSDVARQFQSQDGFGQAKFGYSHPGQSAETHRDAKGNQVGSYAYISPEGREIRVNYIADEHGYRVDNDHTQETAEVAAARSSHLAAHAAALAAARAATPDQEQWDAPQPIKSKPVVPVPQQQSWSAPQQTTWEAPQRSWAAAEPVQVNYGLPQPVEDTPEVRAAKAEFYASYREAAARAPQEENVIAPQQTNWDAPQQKSWTAPQQDTWSAPQQNTWSAPQQSTWVAPQSVQPSTSDTARQYQSQDGFGQAKFGYSHPGQSAETHRDAQGNQVGSYAYINPEGREIRVNYIADKNGFRVDNDHTQETAEVAAARSSHMAAHAAALAAAKAASPNQ comes from the exons ATGAAAACTTCG GTTGCAGCTATTCTTTTGCTGGCTTGTGCCGTGTCCGGCAGATGGGTTCAGCAACCAACGACGAGCGATGTGGCCCGTCAATTCCAATCGCAAGACGGCTTCGGCCAGGCCAAGTTTGGCTATTCTCATCCAGGTCAATCGGCTGAAACTCATCGAGATGCCAAAGGAAACCAAGTCGGCAGCTACGCCTACATCAGCCCGGAAGGCAGAGAGATCCGCGTCAACTACATCGCCGATGAACACGGTTATCGCGTTGACAATGACCACACCCAAGAGACGGCTGAAGTTGCTGCTGCCCGCTCTTCTCACTTGGCCGCCCATGCCGCTGCCCTAGCCGCTGCCAGAGCTGCCACACCCGACCAGGAGCAGTGGGATGCACCCCAGCCGATCAAAAGCAAACCTGTTGTACCGGTGCCCCAACAGCAGAGCTGGTCTGCCCCTCAACAAACCACT TGGGAAGCTCCTCAGAGATCCTGGGCCGCTGCTGAACCGGTCCAAGTCAACTATGGCTTGCCCCAACCCGTAGAAGACACCCCCGAAGTCAGAGCAGCCAAAGCGGAATTTTACGCAAGTTATCGGGAGGCTGCTGCTCGCGCACCCCAGGAAGAGAACGTCATCGCTCCTCAACAGACAAATTGGGACGCCCCTCAACAAAAGAGCTGGACCGCTCCTCAGCAGGACACCTGGTCCGCTCCTCAACAAAACACCTGGTCCGCCCCTCAACAGAGCACCTGGGTCGCCCCTCAATCAGTTCAACCTTCAACGAGTGACACGGCCCGTCAGTATCAATCTCAAGACGGTTTCGGCCAGGCCAAGTTCGGATATTCCCACCCTGGCCAATCTGCTGAAACACACCGAGACGCTCAAGGTAACCAAGTTGGCAGCTATGCATACATCAACCCGGAAGGCAGAGAGATCCGTGTCAACTACATCGCCGATAAAAACGGTTTCCGGGTTGATAACGACCACACCCAAGAAACAGCTGAGGTGGCAGCGGCCCGCTCTTCTCACATGGCTGCACATGCCGCTGCATTAGCCGCCGCCAAAGCCGCTTCACCAAACCAATAA
- the LOC124200087 gene encoding pupal cuticle protein-like isoform X2 — MKTSVAAILLLACAVSGRWVQQPTTSDVARQFQSQDGFGQAKFGYSHPGQSAETHRDAKGNQVGSYAYISPEGREIRVNYIADEHGYRVDNDHTQETAEVAAARSSHLAAHAAALAAARAATPDQEQWDAPQPIKSKPVVPVPQQQSWSAPQQTTWEAPQRSWAAAEPVQVNYGLPQPVEDTPEVRAAKAEFYASYREAAARAPQEENVIAPQQTNWDAPQQKSWTAPQQDTWSAPQQNTWSAPQQSTWVAPQSVQPSTSDTARQYQSQDGFGQAKFGYSHPGQSAETHRDAQGNQVGSYAYINPEGREIRVNYIADKNGFRVDNDHTQETAEVAAARSSHMAAHAAALAAAKAASPNQ; from the exons ATGAAAACTTCG GTTGCAGCTATTCTTTTGCTGGCTTGTGCCGTGTCCGGCAGATGGGTTCAGCAACCAACGACGAGCGATGTGGCCCGTCAATTCCAATCGCAAGACGGCTTCGGCCAGGCCAAGTTTGGCTATTCTCATCCAGGTCAATCGGCTGAAACTCATCGAGATGCCAAAGGAAACCAAGTCGGCAGCTACGCCTACATCAGCCCGGAAGGCAGAGAGATCCGCGTCAACTACATCGCCGATGAACACGGTTATCGCGTTGACAATGACCACACCCAAGAGACGGCTGAAGTTGCTGCTGCCCGCTCTTCTCACTTGGCCGCCCATGCCGCTGCCCTAGCCGCTGCCAGAGCTGCCACACCCGACCAGGAGCAGTGGGATGCACCCCAGCCGATCAAAAGCAAACCTGTTGTACCGGTGCCCCAACAGCAGAGCTG GTCTGCCCCTCAACAAACCACATGGGAAGCTCCTCAGAGATCCTGGGCCGCTGCTGAACCGGTCCAAGTCAACTATGGCTTGCCCCAACCCGTAGAAGACACCCCCGAAGTCAGAGCAGCCAAAGCGGAATTTTACGCAAGTTATCGGGAGGCTGCTGCTCGCGCACCCCAGGAAGAGAACGTCATCGCTCCTCAACAGACAAATTGGGACGCCCCTCAACAAAAGAGCTGGACCGCTCCTCAGCAGGACACCTGGTCCGCTCCTCAACAAAACACCTGGTCCGCCCCTCAACAGAGCACCTGGGTCGCCCCTCAATCAGTTCAACCTTCAACGAGTGACACGGCCCGTCAGTATCAATCTCAAGACGGTTTCGGCCAGGCCAAGTTCGGATATTCCCACCCTGGCCAATCTGCTGAAACACACCGAGACGCTCAAGGTAACCAAGTTGGCAGCTATGCATACATCAACCCGGAAGGCAGAGAGATCCGTGTCAACTACATCGCCGATAAAAACGGTTTCCGGGTTGATAACGACCACACCCAAGAAACAGCTGAGGTGGCAGCGGCCCGCTCTTCTCACATGGCTGCACATGCCGCTGCATTAGCCGCCGCCAAAGCCGCTTCACCAAACCAATAA